A part of Paenarthrobacter sp. A20 genomic DNA contains:
- a CDS encoding histidine phosphatase family protein produces the protein MGAPARIFMIRHGQSAANADTTIYNRVPDYRIPLTEMGVEQARIAGEALRRKLDGEQVCVYVSPYLRAYQTLEAMKLGPLIERVIEEPRLREQDWANFQIAGEIEDQKELRNLYGHFFYRFREGESGSDVYDRVSSFMETLYRHWQKPSYAPNALLVTHGLTMRLFCMRWFHWTVEYFESLNNPDNAELRTLIKNDDGQYSLDLPFSQWVPRDVDDSVLHAPRMRF, from the coding sequence ATGGGCGCCCCAGCGAGAATCTTCATGATCCGGCACGGACAGTCGGCCGCGAATGCCGACACGACCATCTACAACCGTGTGCCGGATTATCGGATCCCCCTGACTGAGATGGGGGTGGAGCAGGCCCGGATTGCCGGCGAAGCACTTCGCCGGAAACTCGATGGCGAGCAGGTCTGCGTCTACGTATCGCCGTATTTGCGGGCCTACCAAACCCTGGAAGCGATGAAACTCGGACCTCTGATCGAGCGCGTGATCGAGGAACCCCGGCTGCGGGAACAGGACTGGGCCAACTTCCAAATTGCCGGGGAAATCGAAGATCAAAAGGAGCTGCGCAACCTGTACGGCCATTTCTTCTACCGGTTCCGCGAGGGTGAGTCCGGCTCTGACGTGTACGACCGCGTGTCATCGTTCATGGAGACGCTCTACCGCCACTGGCAAAAGCCCAGCTATGCCCCGAACGCACTCCTGGTGACGCACGGACTGACCATGCGCCTGTTTTGCATGCGCTGGTTCCACTGGACAGTTGAGTACTTCGAGTCGCTCAACAACCCGGACAACGCCGAGTTGCGCACACTGATCAAGAACGACGACGGGCAGTACAGTTTGGATTTGCCGTTCAGCCAGTGGGTGCCCAGGGATGTTGACGACTCAGTGCTTCACGCACCGAGGATGCGGTTCTAG
- a CDS encoding CPBP family intramembrane glutamic endopeptidase: MFLASRRRLRAEVLIVLGLSLGQSAVYSVVQLLDKMTRAPLADATSTLNRSQSTREYFDLTYQLLDIIFALVPVALVFYFLSMHIQANRDGESGSAFARLGFNFARPGKDLIQGLGLAAAIGIPSLGLYAAGRALGITTAIVPSGLDAYWWTVPVLVLSAIRHAIVEEVIVVGYLMDRFGKFGWSMPVAIVVSAVLRGSYHLYQGFGPFIGNVVMGLVFAWIYTKTKRVMPLVIAHALLDIVAFVGFSLFGKAVGLG; this comes from the coding sequence ATGTTCCTTGCTTCCCGCCGCCGGCTGCGCGCCGAAGTACTTATTGTGCTGGGCCTATCCCTGGGCCAGTCGGCCGTCTACTCCGTGGTGCAATTGCTGGACAAGATGACGCGGGCACCGTTGGCCGACGCCACCTCAACCCTGAACAGGTCCCAAAGCACCCGGGAGTACTTCGACCTTACGTACCAACTGCTGGACATCATCTTCGCCCTGGTGCCGGTGGCCCTGGTGTTCTATTTCCTGTCCATGCATATCCAGGCGAACCGGGATGGTGAGAGCGGTTCGGCCTTCGCCCGGCTTGGCTTCAATTTTGCCCGCCCCGGGAAAGACCTGATTCAGGGTTTGGGACTGGCGGCGGCTATCGGTATTCCATCGCTGGGTCTTTACGCGGCCGGGCGGGCCCTCGGAATCACCACGGCCATCGTGCCCAGCGGGCTGGACGCCTACTGGTGGACCGTGCCGGTGCTGGTCCTCTCGGCCATCCGGCACGCAATCGTCGAAGAAGTGATCGTGGTGGGCTACCTCATGGACCGCTTCGGCAAGTTCGGCTGGAGCATGCCGGTAGCCATCGTTGTCAGTGCCGTCCTGCGGGGCAGCTACCACCTGTACCAGGGCTTCGGGCCGTTCATCGGCAATGTGGTCATGGGGCTGGTGTTCGCGTGGATCTACACCAAAACCAAGCGGGTGATGCCGTTGGTGATTGCCCACGCCTTGCTCGATATCGTGGCGTTTGTTGGCTTCAGCCTGTTCGGTAAGGCGGTTGGCTTGGGATAG
- a CDS encoding VOC family protein, producing MRMDHVSYACERDGLLATTERISAALGVDAVRGGVHPRFGTRNMIIPLADNKYLEVVEVLDHPASDKAPFGQAVRARSAAGGGWMGWCVAVEDLAPFEDRLGRSAVPGNRKFPDGRELVWQQIGILGLIADPQVPYLLKWEGDPALHPSRIYESDVKMSSLTIAGSAERVTEWLGEPVEKPLEDVAVQWMAPHGTPGILAVTFETASGAVTI from the coding sequence ATGCGCATGGATCACGTCTCTTACGCCTGTGAACGAGATGGCCTTTTGGCCACTACCGAACGAATTTCCGCGGCATTGGGAGTGGACGCTGTCCGGGGCGGAGTGCACCCGCGCTTCGGTACCCGGAACATGATCATTCCCCTTGCGGATAACAAGTACCTTGAAGTGGTGGAGGTCCTGGACCACCCTGCTTCAGACAAAGCACCATTTGGCCAAGCAGTTCGTGCACGCTCAGCTGCCGGAGGAGGGTGGATGGGCTGGTGCGTCGCTGTTGAGGACCTCGCCCCGTTCGAAGACCGGCTTGGCCGCTCCGCTGTTCCGGGCAACCGCAAGTTCCCGGACGGCCGCGAACTGGTGTGGCAGCAAATCGGAATCCTCGGTTTGATCGCCGATCCCCAGGTCCCGTACCTGCTCAAGTGGGAGGGCGACCCGGCACTGCACCCGTCCAGGATTTACGAGAGCGACGTCAAGATGTCCAGCCTCACCATTGCAGGCTCGGCCGAACGCGTCACCGAGTGGTTGGGCGAGCCGGTGGAAAAGCCGCTTGAGGACGTTGCGGTCCAGTGGATGGCCCCGCACGGGACCCCCGGCATCCTGGCCGTCACCTTCGAAACCGCCTCCGGGGCCGTCACCATCTGA
- a CDS encoding bifunctional o-acetylhomoserine/o-acetylserine sulfhydrylase translates to MRYEEENSMSQGWSFETRQIHAGQEPDSATGARSLPIYQTTSFVFPSAESAANRFALAELAPIYTRIGNPTQDAVEQRVASLEGGLGALLLSSGQAAETFAILNIAEAGDHIVASPSLYGGTYNLLAHTLKKFGISVTFVEDPDNLDQWRDAVQPNTKLFFGEVVSNPRQDVLDIEGIARTAHEAGVPLIVDNTLSTPYLIRPIEWGADIVVHSATKYLGGHGSAIAGVIVDSGNFDFGKDPERFPGFNTPDPSYNGLVYARDLGKDGALGANLSYILKARVQLLRDLGSAVSPFNAFLIAQGLETLSLRVERHVANATKVAQWLESHDDVESVAYAGLPSSPWYDRGRKYGPKGTGAIVAFNIKGGVDAGKRFVDGLELHSHVANIGDVRSLVIHPASTTHSQLTVEQQVAAGVNPGLVRLSVGIEHVDDIIADLEAGFRAAKGA, encoded by the coding sequence ATGCGTTATGAAGAGGAGAACTCCATGTCCCAAGGATGGTCTTTCGAAACCCGCCAGATCCACGCAGGCCAGGAGCCCGACTCCGCCACAGGCGCGCGGTCGCTGCCGATCTACCAGACCACGTCCTTCGTGTTCCCCAGCGCCGAAAGTGCTGCCAACCGCTTTGCCCTGGCCGAACTCGCACCCATCTATACCCGGATCGGCAACCCGACGCAGGATGCCGTGGAGCAGCGGGTTGCGAGCCTTGAAGGCGGACTGGGTGCACTCTTGCTCAGCTCCGGCCAGGCTGCCGAGACATTCGCCATCCTGAATATCGCCGAGGCCGGGGACCACATCGTAGCGAGCCCCAGCCTGTATGGCGGTACCTACAACCTGCTGGCGCACACGCTGAAGAAGTTTGGCATCTCGGTCACGTTCGTCGAGGATCCTGACAACCTGGACCAATGGCGTGACGCTGTCCAGCCGAACACCAAGCTGTTCTTCGGCGAAGTGGTTTCCAACCCCCGCCAGGATGTGCTGGATATCGAAGGCATCGCCCGTACGGCACATGAGGCCGGTGTGCCCCTGATCGTCGACAACACCCTGTCCACGCCGTACCTCATCCGACCCATCGAGTGGGGCGCGGACATCGTGGTCCATTCCGCAACAAAGTACCTGGGTGGCCATGGCTCCGCAATCGCCGGAGTGATCGTGGACTCCGGCAACTTCGACTTCGGCAAGGACCCGGAGCGTTTCCCTGGCTTCAACACGCCGGACCCGAGCTACAACGGGCTCGTCTACGCCCGGGACTTGGGCAAGGACGGCGCGCTGGGTGCCAACCTTTCCTACATCCTGAAGGCCCGCGTCCAGTTGCTTCGCGACCTTGGCTCGGCTGTGTCCCCGTTCAATGCCTTCCTCATTGCCCAGGGCCTGGAGACGTTGAGCCTGCGCGTGGAACGCCACGTAGCGAACGCCACCAAGGTTGCCCAGTGGCTTGAAAGCCACGACGACGTCGAATCGGTGGCCTATGCGGGCCTGCCGTCCAGCCCGTGGTACGACCGCGGCCGAAAGTATGGCCCCAAGGGCACCGGCGCAATTGTTGCGTTCAACATCAAGGGCGGCGTGGACGCCGGCAAGCGCTTCGTGGACGGATTGGAACTGCACTCCCATGTCGCCAACATTGGCGACGTCCGTTCCCTGGTCATCCACCCGGCGTCCACCACGCACAGCCAGCTGACGGTGGAACAGCAGGTCGCTGCCGGCGTCAATCCCGGCCTGGTCCGTTTGTCCGTAGGCATTGAGCACGTGGATGACATCATCGCCGACCTCGAAGCCGGATTCAGGGCTGCCAAGGGCGCCTGA
- a CDS encoding homoserine O-acetyltransferase, translating into MTITATALPKSGEEDGTVKYAGIGPLELEAGGLLPDVVLAYETWGRLNADASNAVLIEHALTGSTHVARGATDEEGWWEQLVGPGATIDTDKFFVISINIVGGCYGSTGPSSEAPDGKPWGSRFPLITLRDSTEAEARLADALGIDAWHAVLGGSMGGARALEWAVTFPDRVKRCAVISVGAYSTAEQIAFAQAQTLAIRQDPNFNNGDYYGGSAPEHGLALARRIAHITYRSALELDFRFGRQAQHQETPLAAAVLGERGRYQVESYLDHQGTKLVRRFDANSYIAITEALMSHDVTRGRGSLEAALSRTRAEFFVAAVDSDRLYFPAQSRELAAALPGDVPVQVIEAPIGHDGFLTEIGQLSSQLRQAFFA; encoded by the coding sequence ATGACCATTACTGCTACAGCCCTTCCAAAATCCGGAGAAGAAGACGGAACCGTCAAGTATGCCGGGATCGGACCGCTGGAACTTGAAGCCGGCGGACTCCTTCCGGACGTTGTCCTGGCGTATGAAACCTGGGGCCGGCTGAACGCGGACGCGTCCAACGCCGTGCTCATCGAGCATGCGCTCACGGGCAGCACGCATGTCGCCCGTGGAGCCACTGACGAAGAAGGCTGGTGGGAGCAGCTGGTGGGGCCTGGTGCCACCATCGACACCGACAAGTTCTTCGTCATCTCCATCAACATCGTGGGTGGCTGCTATGGGAGTACCGGACCATCGTCGGAAGCGCCGGACGGCAAGCCCTGGGGCTCACGTTTCCCGTTGATCACCCTGCGCGACAGCACGGAGGCCGAAGCGCGACTGGCTGATGCCCTGGGTATCGATGCCTGGCATGCTGTGTTGGGCGGTTCGATGGGCGGCGCCCGGGCACTCGAGTGGGCCGTGACATTCCCGGACCGCGTCAAACGCTGCGCCGTCATCTCGGTGGGCGCCTACAGCACGGCCGAGCAGATTGCCTTCGCGCAAGCCCAGACTTTGGCGATCAGGCAGGACCCGAACTTCAACAACGGCGACTACTACGGCGGCTCTGCGCCCGAGCACGGTCTGGCGCTGGCCCGGCGCATCGCCCACATCACCTACCGCTCGGCACTGGAGCTGGATTTCCGCTTTGGCCGGCAAGCCCAGCACCAGGAGACACCGCTTGCTGCCGCGGTGTTGGGGGAGCGTGGCCGCTACCAGGTGGAAAGCTATTTGGACCACCAAGGGACAAAGCTGGTGCGCCGTTTTGATGCCAACAGCTATATCGCCATCACCGAGGCCCTGATGTCCCATGACGTCACGCGTGGCCGCGGCTCGCTGGAAGCGGCGTTGTCGCGGACCAGAGCTGAGTTTTTCGTAGCGGCAGTGGACAGCGACAGGCTCTACTTCCCGGCGCAATCGCGTGAATTGGCTGCTGCGCTCCCGGGCGACGTGCCGGTACAGGTCATTGAGGCACCCATTGGCCACGACGGGTTCCTCACCGAAATCGGGCAGCTTTCAAGCCAACTTCGCCAGGCGTTCTTCGCCTAA
- a CDS encoding DUF2076 domain-containing protein: MNNLIFWIIVCSWLIPLGIRMYNRSRARRIQHGDFRGPGYPQQNLPGPGYPPQNFPQQNYPGYPSEPVVVRPADAPPQAGPPSSPSSPAPFPASSGSEPQGYRARKLSELDAKFSNGEIAMEDYMKQRADIMNG, encoded by the coding sequence GTGAACAATCTGATCTTCTGGATCATCGTCTGCTCGTGGCTGATCCCACTCGGGATCCGTATGTACAACCGCTCCCGGGCGCGTCGGATCCAGCATGGCGACTTCCGCGGCCCCGGGTACCCGCAGCAGAACCTGCCGGGTCCGGGCTATCCCCCACAGAACTTCCCGCAACAGAATTACCCCGGCTACCCATCCGAGCCGGTCGTCGTCCGCCCCGCGGATGCGCCACCGCAGGCCGGGCCGCCGTCGAGCCCTTCATCCCCTGCGCCGTTCCCGGCATCCAGCGGCTCCGAGCCACAGGGCTACCGGGCACGGAAGCTGTCAGAACTGGACGCGAAGTTCAGCAACGGCGAGATCGCCATGGAGGACTACATGAAGCAGCGCGCCGACATCATGAACGGTTGA
- a CDS encoding winged helix DNA-binding domain-containing protein — translation MAENVRRLRLRRQQLRAPLARNAGEVVRNLLAVQSQEFPYARWSLAQRTAGSTSTEVEQAVADGTILRTHILRPTWHFVHRDDLGWLMGLSADRLHQGNKGMYRQTGVDEESAALSGRILGEAVADGAHKTREELAEVLGQAGFPSKGLGFIYHLMHAEISCTLVSGAPVRSAGGALKQTYALFQERVPGFVGTSSLTGDARERALGQLALRYFSSRGPATIKDCSVWSGLTMKDVKLGLHVADDLSPGSLASVSFDGLGFYLAAEEAEALSSGSDSSPAGESGLPRVDLIQCYDEYVMGYSQSRHYLGGTAPYFPEDNGPLHVVLLDGRLAGWWRHGFSGGACELDVRMNRPATPEQQAALEAEAERYGRFLGMDTKLV, via the coding sequence ATGGCGGAGAATGTTCGGCGACTGCGCCTGCGAAGGCAACAGTTACGGGCTCCGCTTGCCCGGAATGCCGGAGAGGTGGTCCGCAACCTCCTGGCCGTCCAGTCGCAGGAGTTCCCCTACGCGCGATGGTCGCTGGCACAAAGGACGGCCGGCAGCACCTCCACCGAGGTGGAGCAGGCTGTAGCAGACGGAACGATCCTGCGGACGCATATCCTCCGGCCCACCTGGCATTTTGTGCACCGGGACGATCTCGGCTGGTTGATGGGGCTCTCGGCGGATCGGCTTCATCAGGGAAACAAGGGCATGTACCGCCAGACGGGTGTGGATGAGGAATCAGCGGCATTGAGTGGCCGTATCCTCGGTGAGGCCGTGGCGGACGGCGCCCATAAGACCCGCGAAGAGTTGGCTGAAGTACTGGGGCAAGCCGGCTTCCCCAGCAAGGGACTGGGGTTTATCTACCATCTGATGCACGCGGAAATCAGCTGCACCCTGGTGAGCGGCGCCCCCGTCCGCTCCGCCGGTGGCGCCCTGAAACAGACGTATGCACTGTTCCAGGAACGAGTGCCGGGTTTCGTTGGTACGTCCTCACTGACCGGGGACGCCCGCGAGCGCGCCTTGGGGCAACTGGCACTGAGGTACTTCAGCAGCCGCGGGCCGGCCACCATCAAAGACTGTTCCGTGTGGTCCGGTCTGACCATGAAAGATGTGAAGCTGGGCCTGCACGTGGCTGACGACCTGTCTCCCGGCAGCCTCGCGTCGGTGTCCTTTGACGGTCTCGGTTTTTACCTGGCCGCAGAGGAGGCGGAGGCCCTCTCGAGCGGTAGCGATTCTTCGCCTGCCGGGGAGTCCGGGCTCCCCCGCGTCGACCTCATTCAGTGTTACGACGAATACGTCATGGGCTACTCGCAGTCCCGGCATTACCTGGGCGGGACTGCTCCATATTTCCCCGAGGACAACGGACCCCTGCACGTGGTCCTGCTGGACGGCAGACTGGCCGGTTGGTGGCGTCATGGCTTCTCCGGCGGGGCTTGTGAGTTGGACGTGCGCATGAACCGGCCGGCAACGCCGGAGCAGCAGGCCGCACTTGAGGCCGAGGCGGAGCGCTACGGCCGGTTCCTGGGAATGGACACCAAGCTGGTGTGA